TCTATCACCTGCATGCGCTCGACTGGGTGGACGTGGTCTCGGCGCTCAAGGCCGATCCGCGCCAGACCTCCGAGCTGCAGCAGACGGTGTCGCCGTCGCATCCGCTGGCCTCGCGCGGCTACTTCCGCGACATCCAGAACCGGCTCAAGAAGTTCGTCGAATCGGGCCAGCTCGGCCCGTTCATGAACGGCTACTGGGGCAACCCGGGCTACAAGCTGCCCCCGAGGCCAACCTGATGGCGGTCGCCCACTACCTGGAGGCGCTCGATCTGCAGAAGGAATGGGTGAAGGTGCACACCATCTTCGGTGGCAAGAACCCGCACCCCAACTACCTGGTCGGCGGCGTGCCCTGCGCCATCAACGTGGACACCACCGGCGCGGTGGGCGCGATCAACATGGAGCGGCTCAACTTCGTCAAGGCGCGCATCGAGGAGATGATCGAGTTCAACAACAACGTCTATGTGCCCGACGTGCTCGCCATCGGCACCATCTACAAGCAGGCCGGCTGGCTCTACGGTGGTGGCCTGTCGGCGCAGAACGTGGCGGACTACGGTACCTACGAGAAGGTGGCCTACGACCGCAGCACCCAGCAGTTGCCGGGCGGCGCGATCCTGAACGGCAACTGGGACGAAATCCACGAGATCGACCCGCGTGACCCCGAGCAGGTGCAGGAGTTCGTCAATCACTCCTGGTACAGCTACCCGGACGAGAACCAGGGCCTGCATCCGTGGGACGGCATCACCGAGCCCAACTACCAGCTCGGCCCCAACACCAAGGGCACGCGCACCCGCATCGAGGCCCTGGACGAGGGCGGCAAGTACTCCTGGATCAAGTCGCCGCGCTGGCGCGGGCATCCCATGGAAGTCGGCCCGCTGTCGCGCTACATCCTCGGCTACATGCATGCGTCCAAGGGCAACAAGTACTGCCAGCGGGTCAAGGAGCAGGTCGACTTCTCGGCGCGCATGATCAACCAGGACATCCCGCGCCTGCTCGGTCTGCCCGAGACCGGCTACTCGGTCAAGCAGCTGCTGCCGACCACCATCGGCCGCACCCTGGCCCGCGCGCTGGAGAGCCAGTACGCCGCCGAGATGATGATGGACGACTTCAACGAGCTAATCGCCAACATCAAGGCCGGCGACACCGCCACCGCCAACGTGGAGAAATGGGACCCGTCGAGCTGGCCGAAGGAGGCCAAGGGCGTGGGCACCGTCGCCGCGCCGCGCGGCATGCTCGGCCACTGGATCAAGATCAAGGACGGCAAGATCGAGAACTACCAGTGCGTGGTGCCGACCACCTGGAACGGCAGCCCGCGCGACGGCAAGGGGCAGATCGGTGCCTTCGAGGCCTCGCTGATGAACACTCCGGTCGAGCGTGCCGAAGAGCCGCTCGAGATCCTGCGTTCCCTGCATTCCTTCGATCCGTGCCTGGCCTGCTCCACGCACGTGATGAGTCCGGAAGGGCAGGAGATGGCCACGGTCAAGGTGCGTTGAGCCCACGGCTCGGGAGGTGAATCATGTCTCACAAAACCATGGCAGACGTCACGGGGGTGGACGACAACGCGGTGGCTCACGCCACCAGCATCAAGTCCATCTACGTGTATGAAGCGCCGGTGCGCATCTGGCACTGGATCAACGCCCTGGCGATCACGGTGCTGTGCGTCACCGGCTACTTCATCGGCTCCCCCTTGCCATCCGTGCCGGGGGAGGCCAGCGCCCACTTCCTGATGGGCTACATCCGCTTCACCCACTTCGCCGCCGGTTATGTGCTCGCGGTGGGGCTGATCGGACGGGCCTACTGGGCGCTGGTCGGCAACCACCATGCGCGCGAGCTGTTCAGCGTGCCCATCTTCACCCTGGCCTACTGGCGCGAGCTGCTCTCCATGCTCAAGTGGTACGGCTTCATGCGGCCCTATCCGAACCGCTACGTGGGGCACAATCCGCTGGCGCGCATCTCCATGGTGATCGGCTTCCTGCTCATGGCCGTGTTCATGGTGGTGACCGGTTTCGCGCTCTACGGCGAAGGCGCCCAGGAGGGGCACTGGAGCCACACGGTGTTCACCAGCTGGGTGCTGCCGCTGTTCGGCAACTCGCAGAACATCCACACCTGGCACCACCTGGGCATGTGGGTGATCGTCTGCTTTGTCATGCTGCATGTGTATGCCGCGATCCGGGAAGACATCATGGGGCGCCAGAGCATCATCAGCACCATGATCAGCGGCTTCCGGATGTTCAAGAACTGAGCCGTCCGGCCCGAGGGTGACAACACGCGAAGGCGGCGCCGGTGTCGGGCCGCCTTCGTCGCGTGCACCGATGACGGAGGCGTGACACGATGACGCTGCGCATCGGCGCGGACGAGCTCGATCCGCGCGATCTGACCCTGCTGCGCTCCACGGCGCGCCTGCATCCGGCTGCGTGGACCTGGGTCGAGTCCTTCGATACCGCCGATCTGTGGCTGGTGGATCCGAGTCAGGGCCTGGCCCGCACGCCGCTGGACCGGCTCGACGATGCCCGGGTGGTGTGCCTCGACTCCGGTCCCGAGGCGGCGGCCGCCGGCGTTCGCGTGCTGCTCAAGCCTCTCAAGGCAGCCCACCTGCTGCGGGTGCTCGACCAGATCAGTGCCGCGCAGTCGGCCCCCGAACCGGTCGCGGCCAGCGCCGCGCCGCCCGCGCAGGCGCCGCAGACGCCCCCCTGGGCGGGCCGACCGGTCCGTCTGCTCAAGTCGCCCAATCTGGCGCGCTACCCCGTGTCGGTGGAACTGCTCGGCTGGCTCGAACGCATGCAGTACGAGCCCGTCGACGTGGACGCCATCGAGCGCACCCTGCCGCTGGATCGGGACATGTTGCGCGATCTGCTCAACGACGCGGCCCGCCATGGTGCGCTGGTCGACGCCCAGGGCACCCCCGTCGCACCCATGGCCGCGCCATCGCGACGCCGCAAATGGTGGTGACGGGTGGATAGCGGCTTGCCGGACGGCGTCACCCGGTGTCAGGCTCCTGACCGCGCTGGGCCGGCGAGTTCCTATCAACTCATTGAAAATCAAGCTAAATGCGTCTTGGCACGATGCTTGTTTAAGACAAATGGCGAAGCGCGTGCCGCTTCGCCGGAAGCTGTGTCAAACCCTCCCTCGACTTGGCATACGATGACTGTGATGCAACGCGCGGACCCCGGTCCGCGCGGTTTCTTTCCCAATGGCACCCGCCCAGGCCCACGCAAGGGAGGCTCGGGCCGGACTCCCGTGCACCCGGGCCGCTTCCTCGAACTGCGCTTCATGCGCCCGGCCGGGCTGTCGCAGGACGCCCTGGCGCGCGCGCTCGG
The nucleotide sequence above comes from Nitrogeniibacter mangrovi. Encoded proteins:
- the cybH gene encoding Ni/Fe-hydrogenase, b-type cytochrome subunit — encoded protein: MSHKTMADVTGVDDNAVAHATSIKSIYVYEAPVRIWHWINALAITVLCVTGYFIGSPLPSVPGEASAHFLMGYIRFTHFAAGYVLAVGLIGRAYWALVGNHHARELFSVPIFTLAYWRELLSMLKWYGFMRPYPNRYVGHNPLARISMVIGFLLMAVFMVVTGFALYGEGAQEGHWSHTVFTSWVLPLFGNSQNIHTWHHLGMWVIVCFVMLHVYAAIREDIMGRQSIISTMISGFRMFKN